Proteins found in one Gigantopelta aegis isolate Gae_Host chromosome 12, Gae_host_genome, whole genome shotgun sequence genomic segment:
- the LOC121386074 gene encoding uncharacterized protein LOC121386074 yields MSQWERYLESIYYDVKHPGSYAGPSKLYQAVKAEGKFKIPLTRIKSWLKGQETYTMTHQVRRKIPRNTYVVEGLDSHWQSDLMDMVSLAKYNDGVRYLMVIIDLFSRYLWVLPLKSKTGNDVVDALTKFWKLESRKPKLFHSDSGSEYKNHKVKALLKSYGITQLFALNETKASYAERVIKTIKMRRYRYMLKNFTYKYMDVLEKVVYSYKHTKHRMLGQTPASVNQTNEEEVRLSQYLIKPKKAIHKKKFTFNIGDKVRVGHLRGTFDRECQEKWSGEIFTIDKRYRSQGKDLYKLKDWGGDAIEGTFCAAELQKVTENPDQLYRIQDIVKRRTRNKQKEVLVKWLHWPKKYNSWIQEADVVRYQTV; encoded by the coding sequence ATGTCTCAGTGGGAAAGGTACCTAGAGTCTATTTACTACGATGTAAAACATCCTGGGAGTTATGCAGGTCCTAGTAAACTGTATCAAGCTGTTAAAGCAGAgggtaaatttaaaattcctCTGACACGTATTAAATCATGGTTGAAAGGTCAAGAAACCTATACCATGACACATCAAGTGAGGCGAAAGATTCCACGTAATACCTATGTTGTGGAAGGGTTAGACAGTCACTGGCAATCCGATCTAATGGATATGGTCAGTTTGGCTAAATACAATGACGGGGTGAGATACCTCATGGTGATCATTGACCTGTTCTCCAGGTACTTGTGGGTGCTACCACTCAAGTCGAAAACGGGGAACGACGTGGTAGATGCTTTGACAAAATTCTGGAAATTAGAGTCCAGAAAGCCCAAACTGTTTCATTCCGATTCAGGGTCAGAATACAAGAACCATAAGGTCAAAGCATTGCTGAAATCATATGGCATAACGCAGCTGTTTGCTCTAAATGAAACCAAAGCAAGTTATGCCGAACGGGTCATTAAAACCATCAAAATGCGTCGCTATcgctacatgttaaaaaacTTTACTTACAAGTACATGGATGTTCTAGAGAAAGTCGTCTATAGCTATAAACACACCAAGCATCGAATGTTAGGTCAAACACCAGCCAGTGTCAACCAAACGAACGAAGAAGAGGTCCGACTGTCTCAGTACCTGATCAAACCTAAAAAGGCAATCCACAAAAAGAAGTTTACATTTAACATAGGTGATAAAGTACGAGTCGGTCATCTTCGGGGCACCTTTGATCGGGAATGCCAAGAGAAATGGTCTGGtgaaatatttaccattgaCAAAAGGTACCGGTCTCAAGGTAAAGACTTGTACAAATTAAAGGACTGGGGTGGTGATGCCATCGAAGGGACATTCTGTGCAGCTGAACTTCAAAAGGTGACTGAGAATCCTGATCAACTGTACCGTATCCAAGACATTGTGAAAAGGAGAACTCgtaacaaacagaaagaagtgTTGGTCAAATGGCTTCACTGGCCTAAGAAGTACAATTCGTGGATTCAAGAAGCAGACGTTGTTCGATATCAGACAGTATAA